CAGCTTCAAACGCAAAGAATCCGTCTCCGCCGCCAGCCGTCGGCTGGTGTGTGCCCAGCTCGAGTCCGCGATCCAGGCCCTGTCGCGCGACACCAAACGCGACAACGCCAGCGAGGCCGACCGCGCGATCGCGGGGGCGCGGGCGGCCCTCGAACTGGCCGGGCCCGCCCTGCCGCGCGACATCGTCCGCCGTGACCGCAAACGGCTCGACGCGATCGCCAAGACACTCGGCCAGGCGCGGCTCTGCCGCCGGCTGGGCAATCGCCTGGACAAACTGATCAAGCGGGCAGGCCTCGATACGGACGATGCGGCGCTCAAGCAGCTGCGCAAACAGATCGCGCAGCACACCGAGGGCAACGTCGCGCTGCGCACGCGTGGGCAGCGCTTCGACCCGATGGTCTACCGCCTGGTCGCCGAGCTTGCCGAGCTGCGTGGCCACGTCGGTCACTGGCCCGACGCGAAAGCCGACACGCCCGAGGCGCCGCCGCCGGGGCTGGCCGCGGTCTACCGCGCGGCGCGCAACGCCGCACGCAAGGCCGACGACGAAGCCGCCGACATCACCGCCGCGCACCGCCCGATCGCGCGGCTCGGCGAATCGCTCACGCTGATCAGCAAGTGCTGCCCCGCGATGCTCAAGCCGCAGCGTGCGATGCTGGAGGCGTCCGCGAAACCCCTCGCCGCCCTCGCGCTGGACGCCCGGCTCATCACCTCGGCGGGCCAGGACAAGTCCCTCGCCGACCTGGCCGCGACCCTGGCCGACGCCGCGCAGCTCGACCACGCCGACGCCGCGTCCAAGCTCGCCGACGCGAGGCATTACGCGCTCGCCGAGACCCCGCAGGCGTTTACCAATCGCGTCGGCGCGTACTGGATCGCGTGGCGGATGGCATCATAAAAACAGCGGGCTGATGTCTCCCCGCATCAGCCCGCTGCCAGATTACAATTTGTTTCATCGGTAGCCGTGCCGCGTCCCCGCCCTACCGCCGTCGGCGTCGCGTTAGCGCGAGCCCGCCCAGCGCCAGCACCGCCAGCGACCCGGGCTCGGGGATCACGCTGCTTGGCGGTGTGCCTTCGCCCCACGCGCCGATGACGATGTCGAGGTCGGCTTGGTCCACCGTGCCATCGCCGTTGGCGTCACCCGTCAGCGGCGAGCCCGAGGCGTCGCCCCAGTGGGCCAGCAGAATATCGAGGTCGGCCGCGCCGACGAATCCGTCGCCGTTGAGGTCCGACGTGACGGTCTCATCGATCAGCAGGGTGTAGGCGACGCCGTTGTCGTTGAAGTCGTCGATGCTGATGTAGTAGGTCCCGGCCGCGAAGCCATCGAAGCTGATCGTCTCGTTGTTGGTCTCGGAGATCGCCCCCGCGAGGACGGTGCCGTCATTCTGATGCACAAACAGGTCGATGTCGCTGATGTTGTTGTTGAAGAGGAGCTCGATGTCGGTGTCGATACCGTCGTGGTCGAACTGGTAGACCGAGGTCGGGTTGTTTGAGAAGTTCGGCGTGTCGCTGCTGAGGATCGAGGCGAGCGGGCCGGTGATGGATTCGTTGCCGGTGTTGCCGTTGACGGAGTCTCCTGCGGTGAGGACGGTGAATGGGCCGTAGTCGCTGATGTCGGTGTTGGCGAGTTGGAGGAACGGGCTATTGAGCGCGCTGTTGATCTGTGCGGTAGTGAGTTGTTCGCCCTCGGCCGCGCTGCCGTTGCCGGAGTTCATGAGGTTGAAGTTGATGCCATTGCCCGAGGTGTGCGGCAGGCCGAGGTTGTGTCCGATCTCGTGAGCCATGACCGAGGCGATGAGGTCTCGGCCGCCGCCGGTCTGAAGGAGCTGCGACCCGACGAACGCCGAGATGCCGTTGCCGGGCGTGAAGGCGATGCCGGCCGTGGTGCCTTCGGTGAATGAGCCGACGCCGAACTCGTTGATTTCTTCGACGAAGTACATGTCGATGACGTTGGGGTTTTCGTTGCCGACGCCCGGCGCCTGGTCGCCGAAGAACACGTTGTCTTCGAGTTCGTAGACGCCCTGGTTCGCGTTGGTGTTGTTCCACAGATTGGGCGCGAGCCAGGTCACGTCGATGCCGGCCTGCGCCCAGACCTGGTCGATGAGGTTGTGGATATCGTTCTGTTGGAACGCACTGCCGAAGTAGTTCGCGGTGTCCGTGCCGTTGTTGTTCGAGACGATGATCGGCTGGACGGTGAGCTCATGGGTGATCGGCATCGGCGCGTTGACGTTGACTGCGGCCAGCGCCGGGGCGGCCAGCAGAACCGGGGCGAACGTGGCGAGAAGTCGTCGGTGGGTCGTCATCGTTGCTCCAAAGACGCGGGGCGTCAGGGTGTCAGGGGGCGGGCTGTTGGGCAGGGTCCCCTCGGCGGAAATGCTGGCCGAGACGGGTGTCGGGCGGGGTCCCATGCTAGGGCGAACCGCATGTCTGTCAAGGGTTTTCCCGCAATTCAATCAGAAGCATAACGCGGCCCGTCGCCCCCTATTGCACAGCGGGCCGGCGTCCTTTCAGACGCCGGCTCACTTTGAAGAAAAATCTGTAAGTCAATTGATGCGAATCACTTAGGGCAAAACAACCCTACCGCCGACGCCGCAGCAGTGCCAAACCACCGACAGCCAACACCGCCAGCGACCCGGGCTCGGGGATCACGCTGCTTGGCGGGGTGCCTTCGCCCCAGTTCGCATCCACGATGTCGAGGTCCAGCTGGTTCGTCACGCCGTCGCCGTTCGCGTCGCCCGTCGCTGTTGTGCCGGTGGTGCTGCCCCAGTTGGCGAGCAGGATGTCCAGGTCGGCCGCGCCGACGAACCCGTCGCCGTTGAGGTCGGGCGTCTCGCTCGTCATCACCTCGACCAGCAGCGAACTACCCCGCGCGGTGTCGATCTGCGACTGGATAAGCCGGCCGCCATCATCATCGACCGGCGGGTCGGGCTGCTGTGTGCCCGAGCCGTTCATCAGGTTCTGGAACAAGGCGATGTCGGTGTGCGGCAGCCCGAGATTGTGGCCGATTTCGTGTGCGACGACCTCGGCGATGATTTCTCGGCCGTTGTTGAAGTCGAGCAGGTTCGACCCGACGTACTGCGTCACCCCGTTGCCGGGTGTAAACGCAAAACCCGCAGCGGTGTTTTCAGAGCTGAACGGCCCGCCGAAGGCCTGGATGCCCTGGACGAAGTACATGTTCAGCACGTTGGGGTCGTCGCTATCGACGCCCGCGTTGTCGCCATTGTTGACCAGCGTGCTCAGGCCGTAGTTGCCCTGGTTCGCGTCGGTGCTGTTCCACGCGTTGGGCGCGAGCCAGGTCACGTCGATCCCGGCCTGCGCCCAGATCTCATCGACGAAGCCCGTGATCGCCGACTGCTGCGACGACGTGCCGAAGTAGGTCGCCGTGTCCGAGCCGTCGCTGTTGGACACCACGATCGGCTGGACGGTCAGTTCGTGGGTGATCGCGATCGGGTCGTTCACATCCAAAGCGAACAGCGGGGCCGCCGGGAGCAATAGACACAAAGCACCAACGCTACGCAAGACAACACGCATAACCATCCTTCTGTTGTTGGCACCACGCACGGCACCAGGTCGGTGGGGGGGACGCACGGCACACACTTCCGCGCGTTGTCGCGTCCTGCCAGGCGGTAGGGGATACCGCCGACACCCCGGAAGGAGGCCCACGCATCATAAGAATAACCGGGGCGCGGTCAAGGGTTTTTCATGTGTTTTGCACATGAAGCGTACTCGCGCAATCGCACACACCACGCACCGCACGCCGAGGGCTGAGTCCGCGAAGCCCCGGATCATACGGCCAGGTTCCGCGTAGTTACTGCATGTTCACACAATCATCGCGCCCTACCGCCGCCGACGCCGCAGCAGTGCCAAGCCGCCGACAGCCAGCACCGCCAGCGACCCGGGCTCGGGGATCACGCTGCTTGGCGGGGTGCCTTCGCCCCAGTTCGCATCCACGATGTCGAGGTCCAGCTGGTTCGTCACGCCGTCGCCGTTCGCGTCGCCCGTCGCTGTTGTGCCGGTGGTGCTGCCCCAGTTGGCGAGCAGGATGTCCAGGTCGGCCGCGCCGACGAACCCGTCGCCGTTGAGGTCGGGCGTCTCGCTATCCTCCAGGAAGCGGAAGCTGTAGTCGATCGACCAGCCGATGTCGTCGAGCGCCGCGACGTCGAGGTCGGTCATCAGCTTGCGGGTGCCGGTCGTGACGTTGGGGTCCATCGCGGCCTCTTGCGACGTGCCGGTGCCGAACACGTTGCTCATGGTGTCCTCCGCCCAGTGCCCGCCGTCGGGCGGGTCCAGCGGGATCGTCCCGC
The sequence above is a segment of the Phycisphaeraceae bacterium D3-23 genome. Coding sequences within it:
- a CDS encoding PEP-CTERM sorting domain-containing protein (PEP-CTERM proteins occur, often in large numbers, in the proteomes of bacteria that also encode an exosortase, a predicted intramembrane cysteine proteinase. The presence of a PEP-CTERM domain at a protein's C-terminus predicts cleavage within the sorting domain, followed by covalent anchoring to some some component of the (usually Gram-negative) cell surface. Many PEP-CTERM proteins exhibit an unusual sequence composition that includes large numbers of potential glycosylation sites. Expression of one such protein has been shown restore the ability of a bacterium to form floc, a type of biofilm.), whose amino-acid sequence is MNDPIAITHELTVQPIVVSNSDGSDTATYFGTSSQQSAITGFVDEIWAQAGIDVTWLAPNAWNSTDANQGNYGLSTLVNNGDNAGVDSDDPNVLNMYFVQGIQAFGGPFSSENTAAGFAFTPGNGVTQYVGSNLLDFNNGREIIAEVVAHEIGHNLGLPHTDIALFQNLMNGSGTQQPDPPVDDDGGRLIQSQIDTARGSSLLVEVMTSETPDLNGDGFVGAADLDILLANWGSTTGTTATGDANGDGVTNQLDLDIVDANWGEGTPPSSVIPEPGSLAVLAVGGLALLRRRR
- a CDS encoding CHAD domain-containing protein; the encoded protein is MIGTPMSSFKRKESVSAASRRLVCAQLESAIQALSRDTKRDNASEADRAIAGARAALELAGPALPRDIVRRDRKRLDAIAKTLGQARLCRRLGNRLDKLIKRAGLDTDDAALKQLRKQIAQHTEGNVALRTRGQRFDPMVYRLVAELAELRGHVGHWPDAKADTPEAPPPGLAAVYRAARNAARKADDEAADITAAHRPIARLGESLTLISKCCPAMLKPQRAMLEASAKPLAALALDARLITSAGQDKSLADLAATLADAAQLDHADAASKLADARHYALAETPQAFTNRVGAYWIAWRMAS
- a CDS encoding dockerin type I domain-containing protein; this encodes MTTHRRLLATFAPVLLAAPALAAVNVNAPMPITHELTVQPIIVSNNNGTDTANYFGSAFQQNDIHNLIDQVWAQAGIDVTWLAPNLWNNTNANQGVYELEDNVFFGDQAPGVGNENPNVIDMYFVEEINEFGVGSFTEGTTAGIAFTPGNGISAFVGSQLLQTGGGRDLIASVMAHEIGHNLGLPHTSGNGINFNLMNSGNGSAAEGEQLTTAQINSALNSPFLQLANTDISDYGPFTVLTAGDSVNGNTGNESITGPLASILSSDTPNFSNNPTSVYQFDHDGIDTDIELLFNNNISDIDLFVHQNDGTVLAGAISETNNETISFDGFAAGTYYISIDDFNDNGVAYTLLIDETVTSDLNGDGFVGAADLDILLAHWGDASGSPLTGDANGDGTVDQADLDIVIGAWGEGTPPSSVIPEPGSLAVLALGGLALTRRRRR